CAATTGCTTGCAAATAACAAGAGCGTGGAATGGTATCCCGATTATGTAGGAGAAAAACGCTTTGGTCATTGGTTGGAGAATCTCAACGATTGGGCCTTGTCCCGGACGCGTTATTGGGGAACGCCGCTGAATATCTGGCGTTGTCAGTGTGGACACACAACCTCTGTCGGTTCCCGGCCGGAATTAATTGAAATGGCGGTCGAAGATATCGACGAAACAATAGAGCTGCACCGTCCCCACGTGGACGATATCCATCTGCGCTGCGAAAAATGCCAGGGCGTAATGACCCGGGTGCCGGAGGTAATCGATTGTTGGTTTGACTCCGGATCCATGCCCTTTGCCCAGTACCACTGGCCGTTTGAGAATGAGGAACGGTTTGAGGAACAGTTCCCGGCGGACTTTATCTGCGAAGGTATTGATCAGACCCGGGGCTGGTTTTACTCGCTACTGGCAATCGCGACTTTCGTCAAAGGTGTCTCCCCGTATAAGCGGGTGTTGGTCAACGATCACATTCTTGATAAAGACGGCAAGAAAATGTCCAAATCCCGGGGCAATACGGTTGATCCCTTTGAGCTTTTCGAGCAGTATGGCGCTGACGCCCTGCGTTGGTATTTGCTGCATGTCTCGCCGGCTTGGACTCCGACCCGGTTTGATGTCGATGGTTTGAAAGAGGTCCAGAGCAAATTCTTTGGCACTTTACGCAATGTCTATGCATTTTTTGCCCTCTACGCCAATACCGACGGTGTTAATCCGACGGAGTTCTTTGTTCCCTATACGGACCGGCCGGAGCTTGATCGTTGGGTGCTTTCAAAGTTCAACAGCGTCGCCGGCGAGGTGACTAAAGCCATGGATAATTACGACCTGACCCGGGCAGTGCGCCGGATTCAGGAATTTGTCGATGCCGACTTGTCCAACTGGTATATCCGCCGCGCTCGTCGTCGCTTCTGGGCCTCGGAACTGGATGTCGACAAGCAATCGGTTTACAACACTACCTATGAAGTTTTGGTGGGGGTAAGCCGACTGATGGCGCCGTTTGCGCCCTTCCTTGCTGAAGAACTGCATACAAAGCTGACCGGCGCCCAATCTGTGCATTTGGCCGATTATCCCAGCGTCAATTCGGATTTGCTGGATCCGGATGTGGAGAAGCGGATGGACTTGGCTCGGGATTTGGTTGGGTTGGGCCGGGCAGCCCGGGAGCAGGCACGGATCAAAGTCCGGCAGCCGCTGCAAAAGATTCTGGTGGATGGCAAATATCAGGAGCTGCTCACTGGATTGGTGCCGTTGATTATGGAAGAACTTAATCTCAAGACGGTGGAATTTGTGGCTGACCTCAGTGCATATATGGATTTCCGCCTAAAGCCCAACTTCCGGGCAGCGGGGCCGGCCCTGGGCCCTAAGGTTAAACAATTTGGCAGGGCGCTGGCTCAACTGGATGCCGCTGAAACCGCCGGTCGTCTGGAAGCCGGTGAAACGGTGACGGTGGAATTAGACGGGGAACCCACCCCAATCAATCGTGAGCTGGTTGAAGCTACCATTATCGCCCGGGAAGGGTTTACCGTCACAATGGAAGACAATTTGTTTGTCATTCTCGACACAACCCTCACCCAGGAGCTGGTGGATGAGGGGCTGGCCCGGGAGTTCGTGTCCAAAGTGCAACAACTCCGTAAGCGCATGGACTATCAGGTCACCGACAACATCCGCATCCGTTTCCAGGGCGATGACGAAGTGGCCGCTGCCGTAGCTAACTTCGCCGACTATATCAAGCAGGAGACACTGGCTGTTGCCATCGAGCGCGTCGATGACCCCGACCTGGAGCAGCAGAACATCAATGATCATCTGACTGGTATCGCCACCGAAAAAGTATAAACAGACACGTGCCCGGTGGCTGAAGGATGGTTTTTATGCCCGGTTGCTGCAGGGGGCAGGTGTGCGTATACTGTGGTAGCGGCGGATGAAAGGGGTGACGCTTCTGGTTTACTCCCGGGCAGCGAAACGAGTTCTGAGGTATCCCTCCAATCCTTATTCAGAGCATGTGCCTGTGAATATTCCCAAAGGCCTCCTGCCCAGGGGTTGAGGGAAAAATTGCGTTCCGGCGGAACGCAAGGCGGCGTCCATTCCGGCGCGGGACAACAGACGAAAGCGGGACCGTTAGTGGTTCCGCTTTTATTTCTTATGGTTTTAGGTTACTATAGATTGAGCAGAGTTGTTTAGGGATGTGGGTTGTATGAGCATTATTGATGATGTACGCGCTGCCGGTGACTTGCTGCCACCGGGGTTCCAGATGCGTTTTTTTGAGCAACTGGACTCCACTAACAATGCCGCCCTGGACGGGGACTGGCCGGAATTCACGGTGCTGGCGGCCGACAGTCAACGCAGCGGGCGGGGCCGGTTGGGGCGTAGTTGGACATCGATCCCCGGCCGGAACCTCTATGTCAGCATCGTTCTCTTCCCCCAACGGCAAACGCTGGAGTGGGGTAGTTTGTCACTTGTCACCGGTGTAGCGGTGGCCAAGGCGCTGGCGGGGCTGGGGTTTTCTCCCCGTTTAAAATGGCCTAATGATGTCTTGCTGGCAGGTAAAAAGGTCGCCGGTGTGCTCTGTGAAGCGCGCAATGCCAAGCTGGTCGCGGGCATCGGCCTCAATGTCAATCAGGTTGAGTTTGCCGACGATCTTAGGCATCGGGCAACTTCGCTGCGAGAGCAACGGGGGAGGGGTTTGAGCCGCAGCATGGTGCTGGCTGCAGTGATGAATAGTTTTGCCGGATGTTATAGATTATGGCAGAGCGCCGGGTTTTTTGCTCTAGCCAGCCAGTGGTCCGAATTAGATCTGCTGGCTGGAGAATTTGTCCGGGTGGCCTTCGGTGCCAAAGTTGTCCAGGGCCGGGCACGGGGTATTGATGAACAGGGGCAGTTGCTGGTGGTGGACACTGCTGGAAAAATCCGGGCGTTGAATAGCGGCGAAGTAAGTATCGAATATGGGTACTGAACCATAAATTGGCGGAAATAAGACGCTGAAAGGGCTTGTCCCGACAGCGTTTTTCTTTTTATAATAAATAAGCAAGATTTTTGCGGTTTTTTGTAGAGAATCGAATTATTTTGAAGGATTGTTAACAAATCTTGTCGAATTATTGCATGCCGAGCATTTTCCGGGAAGGGACTGAAAACCACTTGATCTCGTTTATAAATGTAAACTATTCGTACCCCAATGGCACCAATGCTTTGTCCAATGTCAGTTTCCATATCGATAAAGGTGAATTTGTGTTTCTCGTCGGCCCCAGCGGCGCCGGCAAATCATCTATTCTCAAACTGATCTTTCGGGAAATTGTTACAGGCTCAGGCCAGGTTATTGTCCACGAGCAAAACCTGGGCAGGATGAAGCGCCGGCACGTTCCTTATTTACGCAGGAAAACCGGCGTTGTCTATCAGGATTTCCGGCTGCTGCCGGAG
The sequence above is drawn from the Bacillota bacterium genome and encodes:
- a CDS encoding isoleucine--tRNA ligase; the encoded protein is MKRFKELSAQPVARREDKISTHWDEIDLLNKSVESRRDKPAFVFYEGPPTANGRPGIHHVISRTLKDSVCRYKTMTGHMVRRKAGWDTHGLPVEIEVEKQLSLSGKQDIEEYGLADFNQKCRQSVFTYEEQWRDMTRRMGYLLDLEDPYITLNNDYIESVWWILDKFNKEGLIYEGHKVLPYCPRCGTGLASHEVAQGYKEIKSNTVIVPFKRRDRENEYFLVWTTTPWTLAANVALAVHPEVTYVRAEQGGNVYIVARELARQVLGEEFEILEELPGQQLELVEYEQLMPFVKTGEKAFFVTVADFVTTGDGTGIVHLAPAFGEDDYQVGRRYNLPVLNPVDETGKYSITPWAGQFVVDADVDIIKWLHGEGKLYHKQKMEHNYPHCWRCTTPLLYYAKPGWYIEMTKLKEQLLANNKSVEWYPDYVGEKRFGHWLENLNDWALSRTRYWGTPLNIWRCQCGHTTSVGSRPELIEMAVEDIDETIELHRPHVDDIHLRCEKCQGVMTRVPEVIDCWFDSGSMPFAQYHWPFENEERFEEQFPADFICEGIDQTRGWFYSLLAIATFVKGVSPYKRVLVNDHILDKDGKKMSKSRGNTVDPFELFEQYGADALRWYLLHVSPAWTPTRFDVDGLKEVQSKFFGTLRNVYAFFALYANTDGVNPTEFFVPYTDRPELDRWVLSKFNSVAGEVTKAMDNYDLTRAVRRIQEFVDADLSNWYIRRARRRFWASELDVDKQSVYNTTYEVLVGVSRLMAPFAPFLAEELHTKLTGAQSVHLADYPSVNSDLLDPDVEKRMDLARDLVGLGRAAREQARIKVRQPLQKILVDGKYQELLTGLVPLIMEELNLKTVEFVADLSAYMDFRLKPNFRAAGPALGPKVKQFGRALAQLDAAETAGRLEAGETVTVELDGEPTPINRELVEATIIAREGFTVTMEDNLFVILDTTLTQELVDEGLAREFVSKVQQLRKRMDYQVTDNIRIRFQGDDEVAAAVANFADYIKQETLAVAIERVDDPDLEQQNINDHLTGIATEKV
- a CDS encoding biotin--[acetyl-CoA-carboxylase] ligase — protein: MSIIDDVRAAGDLLPPGFQMRFFEQLDSTNNAALDGDWPEFTVLAADSQRSGRGRLGRSWTSIPGRNLYVSIVLFPQRQTLEWGSLSLVTGVAVAKALAGLGFSPRLKWPNDVLLAGKKVAGVLCEARNAKLVAGIGLNVNQVEFADDLRHRATSLREQRGRGLSRSMVLAAVMNSFAGCYRLWQSAGFFALASQWSELDLLAGEFVRVAFGAKVVQGRARGIDEQGQLLVVDTAGKIRALNSGEVSIEYGY